In a single window of the Thermoanaerobaculia bacterium genome:
- a CDS encoding CARDB domain-containing protein translates to IRDITYWDTTQSAFYPGALIRSVTNSAYYDLALFTGDPNWHTYFFFGGPGGAGTPSGQPNLSPYRPQGWSAPIVISKSRGQTTDSNPLYASDDLFLDWAIANNGAVATVGTVSVDLYLDGQLKNTWSGAYSASLEPGSYVSARDIVIGRVPAGTHAIKVVADPKNTIPESNEADNVLSITITIQPAANPCDPSVNPRCGVRIIVPEPRTPRH, encoded by the coding sequence ATCAGGGACATTACGTACTGGGACACGACCCAGTCCGCGTTTTATCCGGGCGCCCTGATCCGCTCCGTCACCAATAGTGCCTATTATGACCTCGCGCTATTTACGGGCGATCCCAATTGGCATACGTACTTCTTCTTCGGGGGACCCGGCGGAGCGGGAACCCCGTCCGGTCAGCCGAATTTGAGTCCGTACCGACCGCAAGGCTGGTCGGCGCCGATCGTAATCTCGAAGTCGAGAGGACAAACGACGGACTCGAATCCGCTCTACGCATCCGATGATCTATTTCTCGATTGGGCGATCGCAAACAACGGAGCCGTCGCCACGGTGGGAACGGTGTCCGTGGACCTGTATCTCGACGGCCAACTGAAAAACACGTGGTCGGGCGCCTACTCGGCCTCGCTGGAGCCCGGTTCGTATGTCTCGGCCCGGGACATCGTCATCGGCCGGGTTCCGGCGGGAACTCACGCGATCAAGGTGGTTGCGGATCCGAAGAATACGATTCCCGAAAGCAACGAAGCCGACAATGTCCTGAGCATCACGATCACCATCCAGCCCGCCGCGAATCCATGCGACCCGAGCGTGAATCCCCGTTGCGGTGTGAGAATCATCGTCCCCGAGCCGCGGACGCCGCGGCACTAG